The sequence below is a genomic window from Saccopteryx leptura isolate mSacLep1 chromosome 10, mSacLep1_pri_phased_curated, whole genome shotgun sequence.
ggggaaggtgcCTCATTGACTCTTTTAAGCAGATTTGTTGGACCCAGGTTAAGAGCTTAGCATttggttcatatttttaaagcccTATTGaatcattaattctttttttaagtttctagcAAATAGCTTAAACTTTTCATTGTGTATAGAGATTTCCAACCGTTTTTAATTCATATTGGAGGGCAGGAAGATATTCCCATAGCATAATACTGGTTCATACTGATTTTAATCTCTCCATAATCCAAATAGTTCATTTGGTTCCTGCTCTGTCATGGACTGAAATTGAATAAGCAgaagaaaatcaattttaaatgagCTAACCACGTGTACTTTTTTCCAGCGAGGATAATGTTATGGGATCAGAAAGATTAGAAGATGAAAAACAAACGGTGATAAAAAGCAGCGAGTGTAATCCCCTTTTACGAGAACCCACTGCTTCTGCTCAGCTTGGTGGCACTGAAATGGCCGAGTGCCATAAGTCTGTCCCGTGTGGATGGGAAAGAGTTGTGAAGCAGAGGTTATCTGGAAAAACAGCAGGAAGATATGATGTATATTTTATCAGGTGAGCATGCAATGTGGTAAAGATAGTACAGCCAAATAACTTGTCTAAACAGGTAGTGGGAAAGCACAGCAggtatcttgatttttttctatttttaccatAAAACCATTATGGATTCAGGTTTCTAAGTGTCACTGGTTAGTTTTAGGGACAAGTACATACAGTTTATCCTACTGTGAATAGTTAATGATAAGGTTGCACTTAAGTTATAtttgcaaaattattttatagtatcATATTCCTCCCTATAGAGGAAACAAAAAATACCATTTtagcactatttttattttactttttttttttttttttcatttttctgaagctggaaacggggagagacagtcagacagactcccgcatgcgcccgaccgggatccacccggcacgcccacaatggggcgacgctctgcccaccagggggcgatgctctgcccatcctgggcgtcgccatattgcgaccagagccactctagcgcccggggcagaggccacagagccatccccagcgcccgggccatccctgctccaatggagccccggctgcgggaggggaagagagagacagagaggaaagtgcggcggaggggtggagaagcaaatgggcgcttctcctgtgtgccctggccaggaatcgaacccgggtcctccgcacgcttatttttattttaaatgacaaataCCTGTGgcaatatttggaaattattaattaaaaatctgAAATGTGGTCCAATTCTTTTAAAAGTCGCTTTTATTTACTATCAGTAAGTTTCCTTTAATATCATTTTCTAGCCCACAAGGACTGAAGTTCAGATCCAAAAGTTCACTTGCTAATTATCTTCACAAAAATGAAGAGAATTCTCTTAAGCCAGAAGATTTTGATTTTACTGTACTTTCTAAAAAGGGCATCAAGTCAAGGTACAAAGACTCCAGCATGGCAGCTCTGACATCCCAACTGCAAAAGGAAAGTAGTGTTTCAAACCAGAACCTCAGGACAAGAAGCAGGTGGAGAAAAGAGGTGTTTCCTCGGCCAAGTGGTAGTGTGGAATTGCAAGACAGCAGAGAACTATCTGACTTTACTTCCATGCATTTGCTTTTGAAAGAAGTTGAAAGTGTTAATAATGTTGACCCCAGAATGGTTAGAAAGCCGAAAGGGAAGATAACTACTTTGAAAGGAAttcaaattaacaaaactaaaacagGGTGCCGGAAGAGTCTTCCAGATTCTGTtcaaaggaatagaaaaagaaaatctgtgtaTACTAAGGTAGATGCTGAAAGTGAACCTGTTGCACAAGAAAGTCAGCTTGATAGAACTTTCTGCATTTCTGATGCCAGAGCAAGCAACAAGTCCCTCAGTGTGAccaatgaagaaaagagacttgtaaaagaaaaattgagtTCAGGATCAAATTTTAGTTTTGAACAAATAACTTCTGGCATCATAAGCAAATTATGTTCAACCAAAGAAGCAGAACGCAAGAAGTCTGAGGATACCTTTTTAGAATCTGAGGAAATAACAAAAACTGCAGTAGAAACTGCAGAGAGGAAGGAACATTTGCATATTGGCAATTTAAAATGTGGCTCCGAAATGGACGACAGTTGCTCACAAACTGAAAAAGACTCTACTTCTGTGAAAATATGTCAAGGTATTCAGTGCATTAAAGTGCTATTAAACATATGATGAGTTTATACTCCTGGATACTGGATTGCATGCTTGTAACCTGTTAAGATATGGgagtaaaatgaagaaatagggTCAAATATCAGATACATCCTACCAGTTGATCCTGGTACCTTGTCTAACCAATCTTCAAACTCCTACCTTTAGCAGAGGGAATCAGCTGGCTACTGCCTTGATGTCCCCAGCAGAGGAGAACTGTGCCATTAACAGCTGCTACAGTCTCTCCCTGGTGCAGCAGCTAGGACTCTCCTCAACagtgctttctcttctttccatcttctttccagccaataATCTTACAACTTGAGGGAAATGAAAAGGCTTCACTTGGAAAAGGTTTGAGGAAGACTCCTCTTGTACGTGAACTGGTTGAAAATAGTGTTTTCTCTTTGCACCACTCCTGATTATTACAGATATGTAAATTCCACTTTAATTTTGTATATGTAGATATCATAGTCATTTTTATCTATTATAATGTAATGTTTCCCTGAACTGCTTTAAAGCTCTAAATAATTCAGAATGCTA
It includes:
- the MBD4 gene encoding methyl-CpG-binding domain protein 4 isoform X3, with the translated sequence MESDSEDNVMGSERLEDEKQTVIKSSECNPLLREPTASAQLGGTEMAECHKSVPCGWERVVKQRLSGKTAGRYDVYFISPQGLKFRSKSSLANYLHKNEENSLKPEDFDFTVLSKKGIKSRYKDSSMAALTSQLQKESSVSNQNLRTRSRWRKEVFPRPSGSVELQDSRELSDFTSMHLLLKEVESVNNVDPRMVRKPKGKITTLKGIQINKTKTGCRKSLPDSVQRNRKRKSVYTKVDAESEPVAQESQLDRTFCISDARASNKSLSVTNEEKRLVKEKLSSGSNFSFEQITSGIISKLCSTKEAERKKSEDTFLESEEITKTAVETAERKEHLHIGNLKCGSEMDDSCSQTEKDSTSVKICQEDTIPRTQVEKRKTSLYFSSKYNKEALSPPRRKAFKKWTPPRSPFNLVQETLFHDPWKLLIATIFLNRTSGKMAIPVLWEFLDKYPSAEVARTADWRDVSELLKPIGLYELRAKTIIKFSDEYLTKQWRYPIELHGIGKYGNDSYRIFCINEWKQVHPEDHKLNKYHDWLWENHEKLSLS
- the MBD4 gene encoding methyl-CpG-binding domain protein 4 isoform X4, whose protein sequence is MSFEDNVMGSERLEDEKQTVIKSSECNPLLREPTASAQLGGTEMAECHKSVPCGWERVVKQRLSGKTAGRYDVYFISPQGLKFRSKSSLANYLHKNEENSLKPEDFDFTVLSKKGIKSRYKDSSMAALTSQLQKESSVSNQNLRTRSRWRKEVFPRPSGSVELQDSRELSDFTSMHLLLKEVESVNNVDPRMVRKPKGKITTLKGIQINKTKTGCRKSLPDSVQRNRKRKSVYTKVDAESEPVAQESQLDRTFCISDARASNKSLSVTNEEKRLVKEKLSSGSNFSFEQITSGIISKLCSTKEAERKKSEDTFLESEEITKTAVETAERKEHLHIGNLKCGSEMDDSCSQTEKDSTSVKICQEDTIPRTQVEKRKTSLYFSSKYNKEALSPPRRKAFKKWTPPRSPFNLVQETLFHDPWKLLIATIFLNRTSGKMAIPVLWEFLDKYPSAEVARTADWRDVSELLKPIGLYELRAKTIIKFSDEYLTKQWRYPIELHGIGKYGNDSYRIFCINEWKQVHPEDHKLNKYHDWLWENHEKLSLS
- the MBD4 gene encoding methyl-CpG-binding domain protein 4 isoform X2, with translation MAAMESPSLGNGRAAPSVTSSELLVSDPLRDLRQDNVMGSERLEDEKQTVIKSSECNPLLREPTASAQLGGTEMAECHKSVPCGWERVVKQRLSGKTAGRYDVYFISPQGLKFRSKSSLANYLHKNEENSLKPEDFDFTVLSKKGIKSRYKDSSMAALTSQLQKESSVSNQNLRTRSRWRKEVFPRPSGSVELQDSRELSDFTSMHLLLKEVESVNNVDPRMVRKPKGKITTLKGIQINKTKTGCRKSLPDSVQRNRKRKSVYTKVDAESEPVAQESQLDRTFCISDARASNKSLSVTNEEKRLVKEKLSSGSNFSFEQITSGIISKLCSTKEAERKKSEDTFLESEEITKTAVETAERKEHLHIGNLKCGSEMDDSCSQTEKDSTSVKICQEDTIPRTQVEKRKTSLYFSSKYNKEALSPPRRKAFKKWTPPRSPFNLVQETLFHDPWKLLIATIFLNRTSGKMAIPVLWEFLDKYPSAEVARTADWRDVSELLKPIGLYELRAKTIIKFSDEYLTKQWRYPIELHGIGKYGNDSYRIFCINEWKQVRSTCSQNISSIFCL
- the MBD4 gene encoding methyl-CpG-binding domain protein 4 isoform X1 encodes the protein MAAMESPSLGNGRAAPSVTSSELLVSDPLRDLRQDNVMGSERLEDEKQTVIKSSECNPLLREPTASAQLGGTEMAECHKSVPCGWERVVKQRLSGKTAGRYDVYFISPQGLKFRSKSSLANYLHKNEENSLKPEDFDFTVLSKKGIKSRYKDSSMAALTSQLQKESSVSNQNLRTRSRWRKEVFPRPSGSVELQDSRELSDFTSMHLLLKEVESVNNVDPRMVRKPKGKITTLKGIQINKTKTGCRKSLPDSVQRNRKRKSVYTKVDAESEPVAQESQLDRTFCISDARASNKSLSVTNEEKRLVKEKLSSGSNFSFEQITSGIISKLCSTKEAERKKSEDTFLESEEITKTAVETAERKEHLHIGNLKCGSEMDDSCSQTEKDSTSVKICQEDTIPRTQVEKRKTSLYFSSKYNKEALSPPRRKAFKKWTPPRSPFNLVQETLFHDPWKLLIATIFLNRTSGKMAIPVLWEFLDKYPSAEVARTADWRDVSELLKPIGLYELRAKTIIKFSDEYLTKQWRYPIELHGIGKYGNDSYRIFCINEWKQVHPEDHKLNKYHDWLWENHEKLSLS
- the MBD4 gene encoding methyl-CpG-binding domain protein 4 isoform X5, with the translated sequence MESDSPQGLKFRSKSSLANYLHKNEENSLKPEDFDFTVLSKKGIKSRYKDSSMAALTSQLQKESSVSNQNLRTRSRWRKEVFPRPSGSVELQDSRELSDFTSMHLLLKEVESVNNVDPRMVRKPKGKITTLKGIQINKTKTGCRKSLPDSVQRNRKRKSVYTKVDAESEPVAQESQLDRTFCISDARASNKSLSVTNEEKRLVKEKLSSGSNFSFEQITSGIISKLCSTKEAERKKSEDTFLESEEITKTAVETAERKEHLHIGNLKCGSEMDDSCSQTEKDSTSVKICQEDTIPRTQVEKRKTSLYFSSKYNKEALSPPRRKAFKKWTPPRSPFNLVQETLFHDPWKLLIATIFLNRTSGKMAIPVLWEFLDKYPSAEVARTADWRDVSELLKPIGLYELRAKTIIKFSDEYLTKQWRYPIELHGIGKYGNDSYRIFCINEWKQVHPEDHKLNKYHDWLWENHEKLSLS